The sequence GCGGCACCACTCCTGCTCGGCGCGTACTCCGACGACGTCGGGCGCGCGCTCTTCGGCGCGACCGCCGAGCTGACCCGGCTCGCGGGCTGGATGGCCTTCGACACGGGGCAGCAGGAGGCGGCGCAGCGCTACTACATCCAGGCGCTGCGGCTCGCGCGTGCGGCGGCGGATGTGCCGCTGGGCGGGTACGTGCTCGCGACGATGTCGCTCCAGGCCACGTACCGGGGCTTCGGGGACGAGGGCGTCGATCTCGCGCAGGCCGCCGCCGAGCGGAACCGGGGGCTCGCGACCGCGCGCACCATGAGCTTCTTCCGGCTCGTCGAGGCGCGTGCGCACGCGCGGGCCAAGGACGCCCCGGCGGCCTCGGCGGCGCTGCGGGCGGCGGAGAGCTGGCTGGAGCGGGCGCGGCCCGGCGACGAGGACCCGGCATGGCTCGGCTTCTACGGCGAGGACCGTTTCGCCGCGGACGCCGCCGAGTGCTACCGCGACCTCAAGCATCCGCGCCAGGTGCGCCGCTTCACGGAGCAGGCGCTGTCGCGGCCGACGGAGGAGTACGTGCGCTCGCACGGCCTGCGGCTCGTGGTCTCGGCGGTCGCCGAGCTGGAGTCCGGGAACCTCGACGCGGCGTGCGAGCAGGGTTCACGGGCGGTCGAGGTCGCCGGGCGGATCTCCTCCGCGCGGACGAAGGAGTACGTGAAGGACCTGCTCCGGAAGCTGGAGCCGTACGGGGACGAGCCACGCGTCGCCGAACTGCGGGAGCGCGCGAAACCGCTGCTGGTGGCACCGGCGTAGGGGGACGGGGAGGTACGGGGCGGGGCGGCGGCACGGGGCGGGGCCGGCGGTACGGGGCGGCCCGGCGGTACGGGGCCGGGGCCCGGCCGTACGGGGTGGCTCCGGGCGCGCGGGCGGCTCGGCCCGTACGGTCGCCCCACCCCACTTCCGCCGCCCCGCTTCCGTCACTCCGCTCCCACCTCCGCCGCCCGCTCCCACCGCCCGCCCCGCGCCACCACCAGGCGCTCGAAGCGCGTAGAGGGCGCGAAGGCGTGCGGTGAGCGCGAGGGAGTGCGGCGCGGAGAGGGCGGTGGGCGAGAGGGAGGGCGTACGCAGGGCGCGAAGGCGTGCGGTTATCCACAGGCTGTGGACAATCACACTGCCGCGCCCTTCCGCCCGCCTCGCCGCCCGCCTCCGTCCGCCGCCCCGGTTCCGTAGAATCGACGGCATTGTGTCCGAGCACCCCACCACCCCCGCGCCGACCGCGAGCCCCACGGCCGCCGAGTCCGCCACGCCGACCACCGAGCCCGCCACGCGCCCCGGCGCCGAGGCCCTGCCGCCCCGTACCCGGGCGCAGGGGCGGATGTTCGTCGAGGGCGTGGGCCCCGCCGCCGATCCTTCGCGCGCGCTGGGTGAGCGCCGTATCAAGAGCTTCACGCCGCGCCGCAGCCGCGTGACCACCGCGCAGGCCGAACACCTGCGGCAGCACTGGTCGCGCTGGGGCCTGGACGTCGACGGGCGTGAGGTCCTCGACCTCAAGACGCTCTTCGAAGGGCTGCCCGTCGTTTTGGAGATCGGCTTCGGCATGGGCGAGACGACGGCGAGGATGGCCGCCGCCGATCCCACGACGGGCATCCTCGCCGTCGACGTGCACACCCCGGGGCAGGGGCAGCTGCTCGGTCTCGCCGCCGCGAGCGGCCTGGAGAACGTACGGGTCGCGAACGGCGACGCCGTCGTCCTGCTCCGCGACATGCTGCCCGCCGCCTCGCTCGCGGGGGTACGGGTCTACTTCCCCGATCCCTGGCCCAAGACCCGGCACCACAAGCGGCGCATCATCCAGCCGCACTTCCTCGACCTGGCGGCGAGCCGCGTGGCGGAGGGCGGCGTGCTGCACTGCGCGACCGACTGGGAGCCGTACGCGGAGCACATGCTGGAGGTGCTGAGCGCCCACCCGGCCTTCGACAACACGGCCCCGGGCGACGGCTTCGCCGAGCGCCCCGCCTTCCGGCCCGAGACGCGGTTCGAAGGCCAGGGCCTGCGGAAGGGCCACGTGGTGCACGACCTGCTCTTCCGGCGGAACGGGTACGAGGTGGCGGAGCCCGAGCGGGTGGGGGCCGCGCCCGAGGAGGGGTGAGCCCCGGGTGCCTCGCCGTGGCCGCGGTCGGCCGCCGTGGTGTCGGCCGGCGCGCAGCCGCCGCCGGTGCCTCCCGAGGACGAACACGCGTTCCGCGTTCGGCTGTCGGTGCGGGTCGTTAAGGTCGGAGGCGTGAACTCTCCGTCTGCCCCGCCCGCACCGCAGGGGCTTCTGACGCCGCGACGGCCGCGCTGGTGGCGCCGCCGGGGCGCGCGTCTCACCGGCCTCGCCGTGCTGCTCGCGCTGTGCGGCCTCGTGATGCTGGGGCTCGTGCGGGAGGAGACGGGGACCGAGGCGTTCCTCGTGGGCCTCGGCCTCGCGGTACTGCCCGCGCCCGCCGTGGTGCTCGCGTTCCGCTGGCTGGGCCGCGCGCACCCCCTGCCCTGGGGCACGCACGCCTTCGTGCTCGCCTGGGGAGCCTGCGCGGGAGCGCTCATCGCGCTCGTCGCGAACAGCTTCGTCGCGGTGTGGCTGGCCGACGCCTGGGCCCACCCGGTCGATCCGAACACGCTCGCCGCGTTCGCGGTCGCGCCCGTCGTCGAGGAGAGCGCGAAGGCCACGGCACTCCTGCTCGTCCTGGTCTTCCGCGGTCGTCTCATACGCGGGCCCGTCGACGCGGTGGTCCTCACGGGCCTCACGGCGACGGGCTTCGCCTTCACCGAGAACATCCTCTACCTCGCCAAGGCGTTCGGCTCCGACCGCGACGAGGGCACAGGGGCCGCCATCACGGTCGCCACGTTCTTCATCCGTGCGGTCTTCTCGCCCTTCGCGCACCCGCTCTTCACCTGCATGACGGGCCTCGGCGTGGGCCTCGCGCTGCTGAGCCGGCGCCGCGTGGGCCGCGTCCTGCTCCCCGTCGCGGGCCTGCTGCTCGCGATGGGCATGCACGCGGCGTGGAACGGCTCGACGGTCCTCGGCCCGCTCGGCTTCCCGCTCGTGTACGTGACGATCATGATCCCGGCGCTCGGCTTCACCGTGTGGCTCGTGCTGTGGCACCGGCAGCGCGAACTGCGCACGGTGCGCGAGACGCTGCCCCGGTACGCCCTCGCGGGCTGGCTCTCCCCGTACGAACCCCTCGCGCTCGGCTCGCTGCGCTCGCGCCGCATCGCCGCCGAGTTCGCCTCGTACCACGGGATACGTGCCGACGCGCGCCGCCTGCGCCTGTACGCCGCCGCCGCAACACGCCTCGCGCTGCTGCGCTCCGACGCCGAACGCGGCCGTCGCACCCCCGACTTCGCGCACCGCGAGCGCGCGCTCCTCGACCACCTGTGGCGGGACCGCGCCCTCGCCCGGCCCGCCTTCGCCCACTCCTGGCGCCTCGCCCCGCCCCGCGCCCCGCACCTCCTCCCCGCCCAACCGGCCGACGCGGCGGCCCCCGGGGGCTGGTACGCCCCTCCGGCCGGGTGGCCACCCGCCCCGCCACGCGGGTACGGGCAGGGCCCCGGCTACGGGCACGGGTTCGGGCACGGGCACGGGGCACCGCCGCCGCACGGCCGGGCCAAAGCCCCGTACGGCGGGAGCCCGGCCCCGTACGGCTACGGCGGGAGCCCGGCCCCCCACGGCCACGGCGGGCGTCCGGCCCCGTACGGCTACGGCGGCCCGGCCCCGTGCGTCCCGGGACAGCCCCCGTACGCGGCCGTCCCCGCCGGGATTCCGACGGGGACGGGGCTACAGCCGACCGGGGAGGACGCGCGCCACGATCCGTGGGCGCCACCACGGGAGTAGCGGGGGCGGGGCCTCAGGCGGAGGCCGCCGTGAGCTTGTCCACCTCGCCCTGGGTGAGGGTCAGGTCGGCGAGGGCAACGAGCGCCTTGAGCTGCTCGGGGGTGCGGGCGCTGGCGATCGGCGCGACGACGGTCGGTCGCGCGGCCAGCCAGGCGAGCGCGACGGTGGCGATCTCGGCGCCGTGCGCCTCGGCGACCTCGTCGAGCGCGACGAGCACCTTGCGGCCCCGCTCCGTTTCGAGGTGCTTGCCCGCGCCCTGCGCGCGGGCGCTGTCGACGGTGGTGCCGGGGCGGTACTTGCCCGTCAGGAAGCCGGCCGCGAGGCCGTAGTACGGGACGGCCGCGAGCCCGCCGCGCCCGGCGATGTCCTGGAGCCTGCCCTCGTACGTGTCGCGCGAGACGAGGTTGTACTGCGGCTGGAGCGCGACGTACTTCGCGATCCCCTCGCGGTCGGAGAAGTCCAGCGCCTCCTGAAGCCGCTCCGGGGAGATGTTCGAGGCGGCGATGGCGCGGATCTTGCCCGCCCCGACCAGTTCGTCGAGCACCGTCAGGAACTCCCCGACCTCGACCGACTCGTCGTCGTAGTGCGTGTAGTAGAGGTCGATGTAGTCGCTCTGGAGGCGGCGCAGGGAGTCCTCGACAGCCGCCTTGACCGTGTCGGCGCGCAGGCCCTTGCGCGTGGACAGCGCGCCGCCCTTGGTCGCGACGACGACGTCGGAGCGGTTGCCGCGCGCCTTCATCCACTCGCCGATGATGCGCTCCGACACTCCGCCCTCGTTGCCCGGCGCCCATTGGCTGTAGGCATCGGCGGTGTCGACGAAGTTGCCGCCCGCCTGCGTGTAGCCGTCGAGGACGGCGAAGGAGGTGTCGCGGTCGGCCGTCCAGCCGAAGACGTTGCCACCGAGGGCGAGGGGGAAGACCTCGATGTCGGAGGCACCGAGGGGGCGGAGAGAAGTCATGAGGACAACCAACTCCTGAGGCGGTCAGAAAATTCCCGGCGGGGGGAATCGCTGGGGCGGGGGAAGCGGTGACCGCGCGGCGGCAGGGCGTCGGCTGCGGTGGGACGGGTCTGCGTCGCAGCGGAGTCCGCGCGGCGGAGGTATCCGCACGGACGCGGACACTTCCGCCACGCTGAAACTTCTTGCGTGCGGACTCTTCCGCCGCGCGGTCACCTCTCCCGCGCGGTCACCTCTCCCGCGCGGTCACCCCTCTCGCGCGGTCACCCCTCCCGCGCGGGCCGGCTCAGGGCTGCTGGCCGTGGTCCTGGAGCCACGGGAGCGGGTCGACCGCCGCGCCGCCCGCCGGGTGGACCTCCAAGTGGAGGTGAGGGCCTGTCACGTTGCCGGTCGCACCGACGCGACCGATGACCTCACCGGTCGTCACCTTCTGCCCCACGCTCACCGAGATCGAGGACTGGTGGCAGTACCACAGCTCCGTACCGTCGTCGAGAAGGAGCACGGTGCGGTAGCCGTACGCGCCGGACCAGCCCGCCTCCTGGACGGTCGCCGAGTGGATCGCCTTGAGCGGCGTGCCGGTCGGCGCGGCGAAGTCGAGCCCCGTGTGGTGCCCGGAGGACCACATCGAGCCACCGTCGCCGAAGTGCGAGGTGAGGGTGTAGGAGGCGACGGGGAGGGTGTAGCTGCGGGCGAGTTCCGCGAGGCGCTTCGCCTCCGCCTTCGCCTTCGCCTCGGCCTCCGCCCTGGCCTTCGCCGCCGCTTCCTTCTTCTCCTGCTCGTCCGCGGCCTTCTTCTGCGCCTGCGCGGCGTGGTCGGCGGCGGCCTGCGCCGCGACCGCCTCGGCCTGTTCGCGGGCCGTACGGTCCGCGCTGTCGGCCTGATTCTCGGCCTGCGCGAGGATGCGGGCGCGCAGCGCCTCGCCCGCGTCGGTGGCGCCCTGCTCGCGGTCGGTGTCGCTGAGCCCGGCGTTGGTGAGCGGCGCGGCGGCGGGGTTGGCGGCGAGCTGTTCGGGCGTGTCGCCCTTGGCGTCGGCGACGAGCGAGCCGATGCCGGGGAGCGACTCGGCGTCCGGCAGCACCTGCTTGAGCTGCCCGGTCACCTCCGTGACCTTCTCCGGCAGCGAGAGCTTCACCGGCGGCTTCTCCTGCGCCGAGGCGATACCGCCCGCGCCGACCGCAGCGAGCACCCCGACTCCGAGCACGGTCGAGCTGCGGGCGAGTCCGCCGCGCTGCTTGGCGACCCGGTGCCGGCCGCGCACGGACCCGAGCGATTCCTCTGTCGGGTTCCACTCGCCGCCCGCCTCGGGAGCACCGCTCCCGTACGCGCCGAATCCGACGGAGCCCGGGTAGACGTCCACCGGGGCGGCGTGACCCGCGGGGGGCGCGTACGCGGCGGGGGCGGCGTCGGTCCCGTACGGCAGGCGCGGGGCGGACCCGTACGACTGGGCGGAACCGTACGACTGCGCCGGGGCGGACCCGTAGGGCTGCGCGGGGACGGACCCGTACGACTGGGTGGGGACGGCGGACCCGTAGGGCGCGCCGGAGATGGGGGCCGGGGGCTGGGCCGGCAGCGAACCGCCGGGGGTGAGCATGCCGGTGGGGAAGGCGCTCGGGCCGGGGGCAGGCGGGTTGGACGCCACGAAGGCGACTCTCCTTTCCTTCCTTCTCGCCTACCGGGTTAGCTGACGGGTTCGGAGCAGGAAGGTCTCCTACGGGCACCCGTACGGGCACCCGATTCACCCCGGAAGAGTGGTTCCCCGGTTCCCTCGCGGGATTCGGCGCACGCGCGCGGAGCCGACGCTCTCGCCGACTGGGACGACCGCGCTGCGTTATCGAACGTTAATAGACCCGGAGGGGTGATTCCAAGCCGTTGCCGATGATCCTTTACGGCCACCACCAGCGGCTAAACGGACATGTGGCGAGTGATCCGGACGAGTTGACCGGGCAATCGTCCAGGCTGTGAATCTGATGGGGCGTCAATTGTTATCGAATGATTCACGCGGGGTCACGGGTCCCAGAGTTTCGGTCTCGGCGGCCGTACCGGTCCCTCCAGCCGCCCCGGCCGTCGCGCCGGTCGTGCCCTGGGCCGGGGCATCGGGGCGGCGGACGGCGAGCAGGGCCATGTCGTCCGTCGTGGCGCCGCCCGTGTACCGCAGGACCTCCTCGGTGATCGTGGTCAGCAGGGCACGCGGGTGCGGGAAGACGCGGCCGCTGAGGCGGGCGACGGGGTCGTAGAAGCGCCCGCGCGCGTCGCGGGCCTCGGAGAGGCCGTCGGTGTAGAGGAGGAGGGTCGCGCCGGGCGGGAAGTCGATGATCTCGGCGCGGTCGGGCCAGGCGCCGAGTTCGCCCATCCCGAGCGGGAGCGCGTGCTCGCCGGGGGTCAGGACGTGGAGGCGGCCGTCGCGTTCGAGGAGCAGCGGTTCGGTGTGGCCGCGGTTGACGAGGCGCAGTTCGGCGGCGCCGCGCGGGACCTCGGCGAGCACGGCGGTCGTGAAGCCCTCGAAGGCGTCGAGCGCGCGACGGCGCAGGCCCTCGCGGGCGAGGGCGCGTTCGAGGCGCTGGGCGACGCCCTCCACGGTCGGCTCCTGCTCGGCGGCCTCGCGAAACGCCCCGATGACGACCGAGACCGCCTCGACCGCGCCGAGCCCCTTGCCCCGCACGTCGCCGAGCACCATACGGACGCCGTACGGGGTGTCCTGCACGGCGTACAGGTCCCCGCCGATGAACGCGTCGGCCTCGGCGGCCTCGTACTGCGCGGCGACGTCGAGCCCGCCGATCCGCTCGGCGGGCACGGGCAGCACGGCGCGCTGCGCGACGGCGGCGACGTTCTGCACGGAGGCGAGGCGGCGGTCGCCGCGGCGGATGAGGGCGTTGATCAGCACGGCGAGCGCGGCGACGGTGAGCACGGTGCTCAGCTCGATGAGGAACGGCCCGGTGGGCAACCTTCCTCGGATGACCTGGAGCAGGATCTCCCCGACGACCGCGAGCCCCCCGACCCCCGCGGTGACCCGCGACGAGGCGAAGGGCGCGGCCACGAGCGGCGCCGCGGCGAAGAACGGCGCCCCGGTGAACGTCGCGGGCGCGAACAACCCGAGGACGAACCCGCAGACCACCAGCAGCAACGGCACCACCCGCACCAGCACCCGCACCGCCACCTCCCGCCGCGCCCACGCGGCCGCAAGCTGGGGGTGCGGCTGGGGCCGGTGCGGCGGCGGAGGCGGAACCGGCTTGTAGTCCTGACGGGGCGGGGTGTCCCACGTGGAGCCGCCGGAATCGCTGGAGCTGCCGGAATCGCCGGAACTGCCTGAGGAGGCGGAGGGGCTGAGGGAGGGGTCGGCGGAGGTGGAGGTGGAGGGGCTGCGGGAGGCGGCAGCCGCGGAGGCGTCGGAGGCGTCGGAGGATGGTGGGTTGCCGGAGGAGCCGGGGCGGGCGGCGGACGCGGGGACACCCGAGGACTCGGGGCCGCTCGCGGGCGCCGAGTCGGAGGAGGACTCCGGATTCGCGGAGGCACCGGAACCCTCGGAACCGGTACCGGCTCGGTGGTCCGATTCTGAGTCGTCAGCGGCCGAACCGCCCTGCCCCCCGAAGACCGGCCCGGAGCCGACAGGCCCGGAGCCGACCGGCCCAGGGCCGACCGACCCGGAGCCGATCAGCCCGGGGTCGGTGTGCGGGCGGCTCTCCTGCCCGGGGGTCGTGCGGGGGCCGCCCTCCGGCTCGGGGTCGAGCCCGTCGGGCCCCGCCTGTCCGGAGTTCTTTGGCGTAGAAGATACGGAGGGCGGCGAGCCGGGGGTGGGGTCTTCGGGGCGTGCGGAGTCGTTGTCCCCGCCCGGCCCCGTTCCTCGCTGCCCCAAGGCTCGCCTCCCGCCGGCCGTGCGCGCGCCCGCGCCCCTTGTACGTACGTACTTCTTCCAGGGTCGCGCCGGGAGAGCGGTGCCGCGAGTCGGGGACGGCCGGGCGGGGCTCCGCCACGGCATGACGAAGGCCCCGGCGCCTTGGGGGCGCCGGGGCCTTCGTACTGAGTAGCGGGGACAGGATTTGAACCTGCGACCTCTGGGTTATGAGCCCAGCGAGCTACCGAGCTGCTCCACCCCGCGTCGGTAAACCCAACTCTACACCCTTCCCGGAGTGCTCCGCGCCACCGTTGTTCACAGGGGCACGAGGGTGATGTCCGTGGCCTTCACGCTCGCCCAGACGGGCGTGCCCTCGTGGAGGGCGAGGTCGGCGGCGGCCTCGGGGGTGATCTCGGCGATGAGGGCGGGGCAGTCGGGGCCGGCGAGGAGGACGCGGAGGCGGCTGCCGAGAGCGGTGATCTCGGTGACGGTGCAGGCGTAGGTGTTGCGGGGGCTGCCGCTCGGGCGGCTCGGGTGGAGTGCGACGGACTCGGGGGCGATGACGGCGAGCCCAGGGGTGCCGGGAGGCGGGGCGGGAGCGTCGGCGGGGGGTGCGACGACGAGGTGGCCACCGCCCTCGGGGGCGAGCCCGTCCGGGGTGAGGGTGCCGGGCCAGGCGTTGCGGCCGAGCATGCGCGCGACCCAGGCGGACCGGGGACGGCGCGCGACCTCGGCGGGCGGCGCGTCCTGCACCGTACGGCCCCCGTCGAGCACGAGAACGCGGTCGGCGAGCGAGACCGCCTCGACGGGATCGTGGGTGACGAGCAGGCAGACGCCCCCGAAGCCGTTGAGGTGACGGCGCAGGGCGTGCCGTACCTGGGCGCGGGTGGTCTGGTCGAGCGCGGCGAGGGGTTCGTCGAGCAGGAGCAGGCGGGGGCGGACGGCGAGGGCGCGCGCGAGCGCGACGCGTTGCGCCTGGCCGCCGGAGAGCTGGGCGGGGCGACGGTGGGCGAGGTGCCCGACGCCGAGCCGGTCCAGGTGTGCGCGCGCGGTACGGCGGGCCTGGGCGCGCGGCACGCCGTTGGCGCGGAGGCCGTAGGCGGTGTTGGCGAGCGCGCTCAGGTGCGGGAAGAGCGCGCCGTCCTGCGGCACCCACGCGACGCCGCGCCGGTGCGGGGGCAGGGCGGTGACGTCGTCGGCGCCGAGGCGGAGTTCGGCGTGGGCGCGGGGGGTGAGGCCGAGGAGGGCCCGTAGGAGGGTCGTCTTGCCCGCTCCGTTGCGGCCCACGACGGCGACGGTGGTGCCGGGCTCCGCGTCGAGGTCGAGATGCGTGTAGCCGCTCAGGCTCGCGTGCAGCGCGTACGTGGGTGTGGGGTCATGGGCCTCCTCGGTGGTGTCGCGGGCCTCGCCAGGTGCGAGGTCCTCGTCGGACGTGGTGGAAGCGGGTCCTTCGCCGGGCCGGGGGCGCGACTCGGCGAGAGCTCGCTTGCCCGCACCTTGCCCCGTGAGATCGCCGCGACCCTTTTCCACCGCTTCTTCACTCCAACGGCTGAACTCGCCGCTTTGTTCGGCTTCGCGGGCACCCGGAGCGGGGTCCCGGACGTCTTCCTCTGTGACGGCGGAGGAATGGGAGCGGGCGGTACGGGCGTCGGGGGCGGCGCCGGTCCAGCGGCCCCGCAGGCCGATGAGGACGGCCATCGCGATGGCGAGGAGGAGCAAGGAGACGGAGGTGGCGGCTTCCGGGGAGTCCTGGAGGAGGAGGTAGACCTGGAGCGGGAGGGTCTGGGTGGTGCCGGGGAGATTGCCGGCGAAGGTGATGGTGGCGCCGAACTCGCCGAGCGCGCGGGCCCAGGTGAGTGCGGCTCCGGCGGCGAGGCCGGGGGCGACGAGAGGGAGGGTGACGGTACGGAAGACGCGCAGCGGGGAGGCGCCGAGCGAGGCGGCGGTCTCCTCGTAGCCGGGGCGGAGCCCGGCGAGGGTGCCTTCCAGGCTGATGACGAGGAAGGGCATGGAGACGAAGGCGGCGGCGAGTACGGCGCCGGAGGTGTGGAAGGGCAGGACGATCCCGAAGGTGTCCTCCAGCCACGGCCCGAGCAGCCCGCGCCGCCCGAAGCCGAGCAGCAGCGCGACACCGCCGACGGTGGGGGGCAGCACCATCGGCAGCAGGACGAGGGAACGGACGAGCGCCTTGCCGGGGAAGTCGGTGCGGGCGAGGAGCCAGGCGAGGGGCACGCCGAAGAGAAGGGAGAGCCCGAGGGCACCGAGTGAGACGAGGAGCGAGAGACGGAGGGCGGTGAGTGTCTCGGGGCTGGTGAGGTGGGTCCCGAGCTGACTCCACGAGGTGCGGGCCAGCACCCCGAGGAGCGGGATCAGGAGGAGGGCGACACCGAGGAGAGCGGGGACGACAAGGGCGAGCGGGGCGCGACGGCGGGGGCGCGGCGCGCGGCGACGAGGACGTGCGGCGCCGCGACGAGGGCGACTGGCGCTCGGCGTGCCGACGCCTGGGCCAGGGCGTGGGGTGCGCGTGAAGTGGGGACGGGGGCTCGGAGTTCGAGAGGTGTCGGCGGGGGCGACGGGACGGTCGGGCGCGTCCCGTACTCCTGGCCCGTTCGGGACGCCGAGGCCCTCCGGCGCGGCGGGGACCTCCCGCACGCCTGGGTCCTCCGGGACGCCTGGGTCCTCCGGGGCGCCGGAGTCTCCCCGCCCGCCGGGGACCTCCCGCACGCCCGGGTCCTCCGGGACGCCGGGGACCTTCCGCACGGCCGGGTTCTCCAGCACGCCCGAGTTCTCCGGGACGCCGGGGGCCTTCCGCACGGCTGGGTTCTCCGGCGAACCGAGGACCTCCCGTACGCCGGGGACGTCCGGCACACCGGAGACCTCCGGCTCGTCGGGGACCTCCGGAACATCGGGGCCCGTCCCCACCTGGGGCCGCTCCAGCACACCAGGCTCCGACCCATCAGGCCGCTCCACCCCACCGGGCTCCGGCCCATTAGGCCCCTCCGGCCCACCGGGACCCTCCCGCGCCGCGCGTTCCTCCCGCGTGGCGGGTTCCTCCCGTGCCGCTCGGTCCTCCGTCGGCCGGTCCGGCACGTCCGGCAGGCCCGCGCCTGGTGTGTTGTCCGTCCCGGGTGGTGCGGGCGGGGCGGACGGCTCGGTGGGCGTGGGCCTGTCGGGGTGGGCGGGGTCGGTCACGGCTGCTGGAAGCCCGCGTGCTGGAGGATGCTCTGGGCCTCGCTGCCGGAGAGCCAGGTGAGGAAGTCGGCGGTGGCCTCGGCGTGCTTGGAGCCCTTGAGGGCGGCGGCGGGGTAGGAGGCGACGGCGTTCTGGGCGTCGGGGATGTCGATGGCGTCGACCTTGTCGGGGACGGTCGCGGCGTCGGTCTTGTAGACGATGCCGGCATCGGCCTCGCCGAGCTGGACCTTGCTCAGGACGGCGCGGACGTTCGGCTCCTCGGAGACGGCCTTGACCTTGAGGTGCTGCTTGTCGAGGACCTGGCGGGAGTAGTTGCCCACCGGGACCTCCTTCGCGGCGAGCACGACCTTGAGCTTGGGGTCGGTGAGGTCCTTGAGGTTGTCGACCTTCTCCGGGTTGCCGTCGCCCACGGCGATGACGAGGCGGTTCTTGGCGATGACGGCGGGGGTGCCCGTCTCGCCCTTGAGGCCGTCCATGGTCTTGGTGTCGGCGGTGACGATGGCGTCGGCGGGGGCGCCCTGGCGGACCTGGGCGGCGAGTTCCTGGGAACCGGCGAAAGAGAACTTCAGGGCGATGCCGGGGCGTTCCTTCTCGTACGTCTTCTTCGCCTCGCCGAAGACGTCGGTCAGTGAGGAGGCGGCGAGGACGGTGAGGTCGGCCTTCTCGGACTCCTTGACGTCCTTGGCGCTGGAGGAGCTGGTGGAGCCGGGGTCGCGCTTCTCGGCGGTCTC comes from Streptomyces sp. Tu6071 and encodes:
- the modA gene encoding molybdate ABC transporter substrate-binding protein yields the protein MSSLPTARTLRRATTGVFASALLVGALAACGDDHETAEKRDPGSTSSSSAKDVKESEKADLTVLAASSLTDVFGEAKKTYEKERPGIALKFSFAGSQELAAQVRQGAPADAIVTADTKTMDGLKGETGTPAVIAKNRLVIAVGDGNPEKVDNLKDLTDPKLKVVLAAKEVPVGNYSRQVLDKQHLKVKAVSEEPNVRAVLSKVQLGEADAGIVYKTDAATVPDKVDAIDIPDAQNAVASYPAAALKGSKHAEATADFLTWLSGSEAQSILQHAGFQQP